Proteins encoded together in one Nitrospirota bacterium window:
- a CDS encoding response regulator yields the protein MKKILVIDDEQNIRGLYKEEFEEMGYEVITANDGIQALAAMDTTKFDLATLDMRMEEMDGIETLRKMKEKDSTLPVIICTAYEEYKHDFGSWCSDAYVVKSSDLSLLRDTVKKILG from the coding sequence ATGAAAAAGATACTGGTTATCGACGATGAGCAGAATATCCGGGGGCTTTATAAAGAGGAATTCGAAGAGATGGGCTACGAGGTAATAACGGCCAACGACGGCATTCAGGCGCTCGCGGCGATGGACACCACAAAGTTCGATCTGGCCACCCTGGACATGCGCATGGAAGAAATGGACGGCATAGAAACCCTTCGGAAGATGAAAGAGAAGGACAGCACCCTTCCCGTTATTATCTGCACCGCCTACGAGGAATATAAGCATGATTTCGGAAGCTGGTGCTCCGACGCCTATGTAGTCAAGTCCTCAGACCTGTCCCTGCTCCGGGACACGGTAAAAAAGATCCTCGGATGA